The window ATAAAGTTCCGACAGGGAGGTTTATTCGTTTTGCAGGAAACGTGAAATATGATTATTTGTACTTTGTTTAAGTGGTTATGATGAAGCTGGTGTTTTTACCCAAGTCAAGTCGGGCTAAGCACTTTCCGTCGTCCCGACGACAATCGAGGATCCTCTTATCATGCAGCCTAACCTGTACCTCGAACTAAAATCTGTACACCCCACCTCGAGCTTTGTGTCTTTTAGCCGAGTATTCTCCGTCAACGCCGCACATCGTCATCGGGTCCCGCCACAAGCAGGCAAGCAAAGAGCAATGAAGCCGAAAAGAGCTACCTCTGAATAACACGTGCGAACTCTCCCATCGCAAAAGGATTcctcttgatcttgacgtacctacctagataGTTAATCTTCCTACGAATCCTCTTTTGGTCCTACGCATCAACTTCTTGATcagttgaagccatcacactttttttttacatCGCACTCTACTATAAACGACCCCTCCGTCAAAATGGTTACCGAACTACCATGTGAGTTCCCGTCTGCGCAAACTGCATGATGGACGAAATGTTGAGAAATGATATACTGACGTATGTGTCGTTAAAGATGCGCTTGACGCAGAGACGTTAGTTCTCCCTTGAAACTTATACTTTACGATATCGAATACATTTATCCTGACTGATGGCAACAGGCCGCTAAATCCCTCCGAACTCAACGTCCTAAAAGCGCAATATGACCGCGAGGGTGAAATGGTCGGCGTCCAGACCAAGTTCAACTATGCCTGGGTAAACACTCCCTTAAGCTCCCATCACTCTTGTTTCGCGGCCAGCAAGACTAACatgtttcctttttttcaATAGGGTCTCGTAAAGTCCAACCAGCGAAACGACCAGCAACTCGGCGTCCGCCTGCTCTCGGATATCTTCCGCGTCTCCCCTGAGCGCCGCCGAGAATGCCTCTACTACCTCGCCCTCGGCAACTACAAGCTCGGCAACTACGGCGAAGCTCGACGCTACAACGACCTCCTGCTCGACAAGGAGCCCGCCAACCTTCAGGCCTCGAACCTGCGCTCgctcatcgacgacaaggtTGCCCGCGAAGGACTCATGGGCGTCGCCATACTTAGTGGTGTTGGTGTAGCAGCCGGAGTCGTGGGAGCGTTTCTCCTGAGGAATGCCAGGAAGAGgtagagaaagagaaagaaagaaagaaagaaagttTCACTTGAACGGAAAAAAGggaagaaacagaagaatATCACATTCTTATGATCTGCATGGGCGGTTTCGGGAACACTACTATACTCACTCTCCTCTATAACCTCTGGATTGGGCCCTTTTTGGAGTCTTGACTTTACGAGATATGCTTGTACTACATAAATGAAGCGACTCTTATTATATAAGTTAACCATTGTTCATCTATTGCGTCTGCTAAGTTTTTTCATGTACCATGAGCATGGTCCGTCGTGATCATGATTGAGATAACAGTCGATAGACCAGCCAGGCGTTACAACGGCACTGCTAACATGCTCTCCATAACGTAGACAGATCCGAGAATCAAATGCTATCTTCAAAATGGAGTATAGGTATTGTAATAAAGAAAATACAAATCATGAAGCAGACTTACGATACTGTTGTCGTGCGACACGTTATCTATTCGCAATACCATCTAAACATAGAACATCACAGACGGCATCACAATATTGGGATGAGTGAGACTTGGACAAATAAAACAGTGTTAAGGAaaccaagatcaagccagCTAAGAAACAAACCAAAGAGACAACGCGTCACTGTCTAAGGAGTATCGCGTGTTGAGACATTATAACCACCTGTTCTCAACAAACGTATGACTAAAATACAACAAGTTGCTACTCGACAAACTTCCTTGGTAAAACCACCCATTTAATCTTATCTAATATTATCCATGAGCGAACCACCATTCAACCCCTTAGCGATAAAGGAACAGG is drawn from Fusarium graminearum PH-1 chromosome 3, whole genome shotgun sequence and contains these coding sequences:
- a CDS encoding mitochondria fission 1 protein, producing MVTELPYALDAETPLNPSELNVLKAQYDREGEMVGVQTKFNYAWGLVKSNQRNDQQLGVRLLSDIFRVSPERRRECLYYLALGNYKLGNYGEARRYNDLLLDKEPANLQASNLRSLIDDKVAREGLMGVAILSGVGVAAGVVGAFLLRNARKR